From Tepidibacillus fermentans, one genomic window encodes:
- a CDS encoding energy-coupling factor transporter transmembrane component T family protein codes for MSFSEYLTIGQYIPTHSFLHRLDPRSKLLFVFIYIIVVFFIRDYWGYLLLFLFILVGMIISKIPFSYYWKGLIPILGLILFTIILHLTMTKGGAIYFQWKWFTIYENGVYQAGFVSIRLLLLVFVATMLTHTTSPIDLTMGLEKLMLPLKKFRVPVHELALMMSISLRFIPTLLDETEKIIKAQKARGANFETGPIHRRLLTMVSIVIPLLISAFKRADELATAMEARGYRGEKGRTRLRTITFSWRDLLFFLVFGFVLILLWFLRN; via the coding sequence ATGAGTTTCTCTGAATATTTAACAATTGGGCAGTATATTCCAACTCACTCGTTTTTACATCGATTAGATCCTCGAAGTAAATTACTTTTTGTATTTATTTATATAATTGTTGTTTTTTTCATTCGCGATTATTGGGGATATTTGCTTCTTTTTTTATTTATATTGGTGGGTATGATCATCTCAAAGATTCCGTTCTCTTACTATTGGAAAGGACTTATTCCAATTTTAGGATTGATTTTATTTACGATCATTCTTCATCTAACGATGACAAAAGGCGGGGCGATCTATTTTCAATGGAAATGGTTTACAATCTATGAGAATGGTGTATATCAGGCAGGTTTTGTTTCTATACGTCTACTCCTACTTGTGTTTGTTGCAACGATGCTAACACACACCACTTCACCCATTGATTTAACGATGGGGTTAGAAAAATTAATGCTTCCCCTAAAAAAATTCAGAGTACCTGTTCATGAGTTAGCATTAATGATGTCCATTTCCCTACGATTTATCCCCACCTTATTGGATGAGACCGAAAAGATTATAAAAGCACAAAAGGCAAGAGGAGCGAATTTTGAAACAGGGCCGATTCATCGAAGACTTCTTACGATGGTATCAATCGTGATTCCATTACTAATTAGCGCTTTTAAACGGGCTGATGAACTAGCGACAGCAATGGAAGCAAGGGGATACCGAGGAGAAAAAGGTAGAACGAGGTTAAGGACTATTACGTTCTCTTGGAGAGATTTGCTCTTTTTTTTGGTTTTTGGTTTTGTTTTAATTTTACTATGGTTTCTAAGGAATTGA
- the truA gene encoding tRNA pseudouridine(38-40) synthase TruA — translation MERNIKLELSYDGTKFHGFQVQPNQRTVQSEIEKAIKELTGFSVNLIASGRTDAGVHARKQVCNFITHSSIPIAKWPNALNSILPDDIIVFSAEEKPLQFHSRYDVKRKTYRYTIYNDRFIDVFKRHYSWHLPYSLNISEMVEASHYFLGEHDFTSFSSARTEVKNKVRTIYQFDIWKEGKEIYFQITGNGFLYNMVRIIVGTIVEIGRGRMEKEQILRLFEEKDRTLSGLTAPPQGLVLWDVIY, via the coding sequence ATGGAAAGAAATATTAAATTAGAATTGAGCTATGATGGTACGAAGTTTCATGGATTTCAAGTACAACCCAACCAAAGAACGGTACAATCTGAAATCGAAAAGGCGATTAAAGAGCTTACTGGCTTTTCCGTGAATTTAATTGCTTCTGGGAGAACAGATGCAGGAGTCCATGCACGAAAACAGGTTTGTAATTTTATTACCCATTCTTCCATTCCAATAGCGAAATGGCCGAATGCACTGAACTCGATCTTACCTGATGATATTATCGTATTTTCAGCTGAGGAAAAACCATTACAATTTCACTCGCGTTACGATGTAAAGAGAAAGACTTATCGTTACACGATTTACAATGACCGTTTTATCGATGTTTTTAAACGTCATTATAGTTGGCATCTGCCATATTCTCTTAATATCAGCGAAATGGTCGAAGCAAGCCACTATTTCTTAGGAGAGCATGATTTTACTTCTTTTTCTTCTGCTAGAACAGAGGTTAAGAACAAAGTACGGACAATCTACCAGTTTGATATTTGGAAAGAAGGCAAAGAGATTTATTTTCAGATTACTGGAAATGGTTTTCTCTACAATATGGTTCGAATCATTGTTGGTACGATTGTAGAAATTGGTAGAGGTAGAATGGAAAAAGAACAGATTCTTCGTTTGTTTGAAGAAAAAGACCGGACATTATCTGGATTAACTGCACCACCACAAGGCTTAGTCCTTTGGGATGTGATTTACTAA